TCACCGTTGATCTGCTCACCGGCCATCATCTGGGCGGCGGCTGGAAGACCTAGGACTTGACCTCATCTTCCGCACTTAGCAGAGGTATCGCAAAGAAGCTGAGCGCCGCGTCCCCCTGCTTCACTACGCGCGTCCTCTCCAGCGCGCCGTATTGCTCCGCAAGCGACGTCTTGCTTCTGTGCTCTGCGATCACTAGCGCGCCTTCCGCGAGCAGCAACCTTCCTCGTGCATTCCCTAAGAACTCAAGCGTCCGCGCATACTCTGCCTCGGCCTCGTAGGGTGGGTCGAGAAAGACGATGTCTGCCACCAATCCCTGCTTGCTCATCCGCTCCAGCGCTGCGGCGGCACTGCGAACCTCAAGCGTGTAGCCGCCGCCGATCTTCAGCGAAGCAAGGTTCGCACGAATCACCTTAACTGCCGGAGCCGCGTCCTCGACAAACCACACCTGCGCGGTTCCACGGCTCAAAGCTTCGATCCCCACCGCGCCCGTTCCGGCGTAGAGGTCAAGAAACCTGCTGCCCTCGATGCGGGGCGCGAGGATGTTGAACAGCGTCTCGCGCAGCCGGTCGCTGGTTGGCCGAGTGTCCATCCCGCGCGGCGCTGCCAGTGGACGTGAGCGATAGGTTCCTGCGATGACGCGCATCTTTCTCCGGAGGCCTTGAGCCTGAGAATACAATTGTAGATATGCGAGGGTGGTCGTTTCCTATCGGAAGCTTTCTCGGCGTGGATCTCCGCATCCACACCTTCTTCCTTCTTTTGCTCGGTCTCGCCGTCAGCTACTCGTCGGTCTCTGGCACGAGCGGCGGGCGCGGCTTCTGGCTCTGGGTGCTGCTTCTGATCGCCGTCGCCGTCCGCGAGATCGCGCGCGCCGTCGCCGCTGCATGGTATGGACTGGAACTGCGCAGCCTGCTACTGCTCCCCACCGGAGGCCTTCAGGCCTACGCCACGCCCGAAGCAAGCGAGCTGGCCGCCACGCCCGAGATGCAGAAGCGCCTCGCTATCGTCGGCCCCATCGCCAACATCGGCTTCGGCCTTGTGCTGGCGGCGATCATCATGGTTCTCGCGCCGAAGATCAATCTCTTCGAGCGCCCCTGGATCACGCCCTCGCACCTGCTTCGCGGCTTTGTCTGGATCAACCTTCTGCTCGGCGCTGTCAACTTCCTTCCCGTCTCGCCGCTCGATGGAGGCCGCGTCTTTCGCGGCGAGTTCGCCAAATCGCGCGGAGCCATCAAGGGCATGCGCGCCGCCGCCGGGCTGGGCCAGGCCATCTCCTTTGGCCTCGTCATCGCAGGGTTGGTGATCCCGAATATGTGGCTCGTCATGATCGGCCTCTTCCTCATGATCGGCTCCCACATGGAAGACCAGGGCCTGCTGTTCCAGAGCGACACTGACGCCGTGCGCATGCGCGACGTCATGCTCACGCAGTTCAGCACGCTCTCTGCATCGGACACGCTCGAGGACGCGCTGCAGCACTCCGTCCACACCCTGCAGGATGTCTTCCCCGTCGTGCGCGGGCCCAATCTCGTCGGCTCCGTCTCGCGCCAGGGCATCGTCGAGGCGCTCGAGGCCGAGGGCAACGGTTACGTGCAGGGCGTTATGTCGCGCTCCTTCCAGACGGCCCAGCCTGACGACTCCCTGGTCAAGACGCTGCGCCGCATCATGGCGGGGCAGGGCGTCCAGATGGTTCCCATCATCGAAGGTGACCGCATCGTCGGCATCATCACGCCGCAGAATCTCGCCCACTCCATTGGCATGCTCAACCAGCGCCGCCGTCTGCGCTCACAGGAATAATGCCCGAAGACCGTCAGGCCGAAGCGCAACCCTTGGCTCCCGGCCTCTATCTCGTCGCCACACCCATCGGCAACCTTGAGGACATCACCCTCCGCGCCCTCCGCGTGCTCACAAGCGCAGACCGCATCGCCTGCGAGGACACCCGCCAGACCCAGAAGCTGCTCAACCACTTCGCTATCCGCACCCCCACCGTCAGCTACCACATGCACAACGAGGCTCCGCGCACCGTGGAGCTGATCGAGCAGTTGAAGCACGGCGCGCGCATAGCCGTCGTCAGCGACGCAGGCACGCCCGGTATCGCCGACCCCGGCTCGCAGATCGCCGCCGCGGCCATCGCTGCCGGCATCCCCGTCTACCCCATCCCCGGAGCCAACGCCGCTCTCAGCGCGCTCATCGCCAGCGGCCTCTCATCGGAGCGCTTCACCTTCCACGGCTTCCTCCCCGCAAAAGAGGGCCAGCGCCGCACCGTACTGGAGCATCTCTCCCGCACCGGCGAGACCCATATCTTTTACGAAGCTCCACACCGCATTGTGGGCACGCTGGCCGACATCGAGGTCACCTTCGGCCCCGATCAGCCCATCGTCCTCGCGCGCGAACTCACCAAGCTGCATGAGGAGTTCCTTCGCGGCCCGGTCAGCGAACTCCACGCCCAACTCAGCGCACGCCAGTCTATTCGCGGAGAGTTCGTTCTCCTTCTCGCTCCCGCTGCGGCAGACGCTGCCGCCTCGCCGCGAAGCCAAAGCATCGCTGCAGAGGTCGCGGCTCTCATGCAGTCGGAAAACCTCACCGAAAAGGACGCACTCAAGCGCGTAGCCCGCGAACGCGGTATCGGCAAGAGCGAGGCCTACCGCGAGCTGCAACGCGAACAGAACCGGCTTCGCTGAGCCTTATTCGCGGCCCTTCACGCGGTCGTAGTGGTAGAGATCGCTGGTCGTCCCCAGCGACTCGTTGTAGAGGCTCGTCGCGCCGATCGCCTGCTTCAACTCTTCGCTGAACTCATGAAGCGACCGAAGATGGTCCGCAGTCGCGGGAATCTCCACTTTGCTTGTCTTGAAGAACTTCTGGTAGCCGCGGTCGAGCAGCCGCGCGATCTCTCCATTCAGCACCCACCCCGGACGCGACAGGATCTCTGGCGTGCCGTCGGCAGCGGGAGCGATCTCGGCCGCACAGCCATACTTCCTTACCTGAACGGCATTCGGGACGCGCTTTGCACCCTCCTGCGCAGGTGCAACATCGAATCGTTGACTGCCAAGGATGGAGAGCGTGTCGTTAAAGGTCGGTAGCTGAGACTTTTTCGCCATGAGTGCCATACGTTAGACTTAACTCTCGCATAACCTCATGGCCGTCTTCAAACGGCGCTGTTACGAATCAATTGCAGAAGACATCGAATGAACATGATGACCACCGTCAAACCGCTCGGCACCACCATCCTCGAACGCGTTGGCAACACGCCACTTGTGCGTCTCGAGGGGCTGACGGCTCATCTCCCTGGCATCCAGATTCTCGGCAAGGCCGAGTGGGCGAACCCCGGCGGCTCCGTCAAGGACCGCGCAGCATCGGCCATCGTCACCGACGCGCTGAAGCGCGGTCTTATCGGCAGCGCCCGCGGCTCAGATGTGGCTAAGGGCCTGCTCGACGCCACCAGCGGCAACACCGGCATCGCCTACGCCATGTTCGGAGCGGCGCTCGGCTTCCCGGTCACACTCTGCATGCCGTCCAACGTCTCGCCCGAGCGCAAGAAGTACCTCGCCGCCTACGGCGCCGAGATCGTCTGGACCGACCCCGCCGATGGCTCCGACGGCGCCATCCGCAAGGCCCGAGAGCTGGCCGCCGCCGAACCCGGCCGCTACTTCTACGCTGACCAGTACTCCAACGACGAGAACTGGCGCGCCCACTACTGCACCACCGCCAACGAGATCTGGCAGCAGACCGAAGGCCAGATCACGCACTTCGTCGCTGGCCTCGGGACCTCCGGCACCTTCATGGGAACCACCCGCCGCCTGCGCGAGCTGAATCCGAAGATCCGCTGCATCTCGATGCAGCCTGACTCCGCCTTCCACGGCCTCGAAGGCCTCAAGCACATGGCCACGGCGATCGTCCCGCGCATCTACGATCCCGCGCTCGCCGACGCCAATATCGACATGGACACCGAGGTCGCCTACAAGATGGCCCGCACCCTCGGCCGCAAGCACGGACTTCTCGTCGGCATCTCCTCCGGCGCCGCCGTCGCTGCCTCGCTCCAGGTCGCCGAGCAGGAGGCCGCCGCCGGACGCGAGGCCGTCATCGTCACCATCCTCCCCGACTCCGCGGAGAAATACATGAGCGACCGCTTCTGGCTGGAGAAAGACTAGCCCATGCTGCACATCGACTACGCCAACTACCAGGCCCTGCGCGCCCACGGCGAGGAGACCTACCCTCATGAGTGCTGCGGCGTCCTGCTCGGCAAGTCCGGCCCCGACGGCAACAGCGTCCAACAGATCGTCCGCGCCGGCAACACCCGCACCGACTCCGCGCACAACCGCTACAACATCGCCCCGCAGGAACTGGTGAAGATCCAGCGGCAGGCCCGCGGGCTCGGTCTCGACATCGTCGGCTTCTACCACTCGCACCCCGACCACCCCGCGCAATGGTCCTCCACCGACTTCGCCGAGGCCCACTGGATCGGCTGCTCCTACGTCATCACCTCTGTGGAGCAAGGCAAGGCCGCTATCACCAATTCCTTTCTCCTAACCGGAACCACCGAGGAAGACAAGAAGTTTCAAGATCAACCCATCGAGATCGACGTCGCCGCCGAAACATCTCAACAGAAAGGCAAGGCATGAACATCCACATCCCCACACCGCTCCGCGTCTACACCGGCGGAGCCGAGACGGTCAGCATCCCCGGAGGCACCATTACCGAGGTCTTCACCGCGCTCACCGCCCAGTACCCCGAGCTCAAGCAGCAGCTCTTCACCGCCGACGGCAAGCTCCGCTCCTTCGTCAACGTCTACTTCAACGACGAAGACCTCCGCTACCTCCCGGCCAAAGAAGCCACTCCCGTCACCTCCACCGACGAACTCACTATCATCCCCTCCATCGCCGGCGGCTGTTGTACCTGTTGTCCCCTCCTTTTTTAGTTCCCACCACAGTTGTCATTCTGAGCGCAGCAGCCTGCCCTGAGCGAAGTCGAACGGGAAGAACCCCCGTATTTCGCGTCGGTTGCCGATACCGCTGGGGTGCCCCATCCTTCGCGAAGGGTGGGAATGAATCCGTTCCAATGAGCCATTCCTGAAGCAAAAGCATCTAGAATTAAAAAGAAACAGGTAAACCCAATGCCAACCGCCATCGAAGAAGCCGTAGAACTCCCGAAGCTCTCGAACGAAGAGATCGCCCGTTACTCTCGCCACCTCATCCTTCCCGAGGTCGGCATGGAGGGCCAGCGCAAGTTGAAGGCCGCGAAGGTCCTCTGCGTCGGTACCGGAGGCCTCGGAGCCCCGCTCGCCCTCTATCTGGCTGCCGCTGGCGTCGGCACCCTCGGCCTCATCGACTTCGACGTCGTCGACGAGTCCAACCTGCAGCGCCAGATCATCCACTCGCAGTCCACCGTCGGCAAGCTCAAGGTCGACTCCGCCGAGCAGATGCTCAAGGGCCTCAACAAGAACGTCAACATCGTCAAGCACAACACGATGCTCACCAGCGCCAACGCGCTCGAGATCTTCAAGGACTACGACGTCATCGCCGACGGCACCGACAACTTCCAGACCCGCTACCTGGTCAATGACGCCTGCGTCCTCACCGGCAAGCCCAATGCGTACGGCAGCATCTTCCGTTTCGAGGGCCAGGCCTCTGTCTTCGCCACCGAGGAAGGCCCGTGCTACCGCTGCCTCTACCCCGAGCCGCCACCGCCCGGCCTCGTCCCCTCGTGCGCCGAAGGCGGAGTCCTCGGAATCCTCCCCGGCCTCGTCGGAGTCATCCAGGCCACCGAGGTCATCAAGCTCATCCTGGGAATTGGAGACCCCCTAATCGGCCGTCTCCTGCTCGTCGACGCGCTCGGCATGGGCTTCCGCACCCTCAAGCTGCGCAAGAACCCCAACTGCCCGGCCTGCGGAACCCGCGAGATCAAAGAACTCATCGACTACGACCAGTTCTGCGGCATCGAGAAGCCAACCTCCGTCGGCCCACTTGAAGTCGCCCGCGACAAGGCCGTCGCCGACGCTTCTGTCGTCGATGGCATCCCGCAGATCTCCGTCGAGATCCTGAAGAAGAAGCTCGACGCGAAGGAGAACATCTTCGTCCTCGACGTCCGCGAGCCCCACGAGTATCAGATCGCGAACCTCGGCGCCCCTCTGATCCCCGTAGGCTCCATCGAGTCCCGCATCAGCGAACTTGCCGCCCACAAAAACGACGAGATCGTCATCCACTGCCGCTCAGGAGCCCGCAGCCAGAAGGCCGCCCTCGCCCTCAAAGCCGCTGGCTTCACCAA
This DNA window, taken from Edaphobacter bradus, encodes the following:
- the rsmD gene encoding 16S rRNA (guanine(966)-N(2))-methyltransferase RsmD encodes the protein MRVIAGTYRSRPLAAPRGMDTRPTSDRLRETLFNILAPRIEGSRFLDLYAGTGAVGIEALSRGTAQVWFVEDAAPAVKVIRANLASLKIGGGYTLEVRSAAAALERMSKQGLVADIVFLDPPYEAEAEYARTLEFLGNARGRLLLAEGALVIAEHRSKTSLAEQYGALERTRVVKQGDAALSFFAIPLLSAEDEVKS
- a CDS encoding CBS domain-containing protein — protein: MRGWSFPIGSFLGVDLRIHTFFLLLLGLAVSYSSVSGTSGGRGFWLWVLLLIAVAVREIARAVAAAWYGLELRSLLLLPTGGLQAYATPEASELAATPEMQKRLAIVGPIANIGFGLVLAAIIMVLAPKINLFERPWITPSHLLRGFVWINLLLGAVNFLPVSPLDGGRVFRGEFAKSRGAIKGMRAAAGLGQAISFGLVIAGLVIPNMWLVMIGLFLMIGSHMEDQGLLFQSDTDAVRMRDVMLTQFSTLSASDTLEDALQHSVHTLQDVFPVVRGPNLVGSVSRQGIVEALEAEGNGYVQGVMSRSFQTAQPDDSLVKTLRRIMAGQGVQMVPIIEGDRIVGIITPQNLAHSIGMLNQRRRLRSQE
- the rsmI gene encoding 16S rRNA (cytidine(1402)-2'-O)-methyltransferase, which gives rise to MPEDRQAEAQPLAPGLYLVATPIGNLEDITLRALRVLTSADRIACEDTRQTQKLLNHFAIRTPTVSYHMHNEAPRTVELIEQLKHGARIAVVSDAGTPGIADPGSQIAAAAIAAGIPVYPIPGANAALSALIASGLSSERFTFHGFLPAKEGQRRTVLEHLSRTGETHIFYEAPHRIVGTLADIEVTFGPDQPIVLARELTKLHEEFLRGPVSELHAQLSARQSIRGEFVLLLAPAAADAAASPRSQSIAAEVAALMQSENLTEKDALKRVARERGIGKSEAYRELQREQNRLR
- a CDS encoding PLP-dependent cysteine synthase family protein, translating into MMTTVKPLGTTILERVGNTPLVRLEGLTAHLPGIQILGKAEWANPGGSVKDRAASAIVTDALKRGLIGSARGSDVAKGLLDATSGNTGIAYAMFGAALGFPVTLCMPSNVSPERKKYLAAYGAEIVWTDPADGSDGAIRKARELAAAEPGRYFYADQYSNDENWRAHYCTTANEIWQQTEGQITHFVAGLGTSGTFMGTTRRLRELNPKIRCISMQPDSAFHGLEGLKHMATAIVPRIYDPALADANIDMDTEVAYKMARTLGRKHGLLVGISSGAAVAASLQVAEQEAAAGREAVIVTILPDSAEKYMSDRFWLEKD
- a CDS encoding M67 family metallopeptidase, yielding MLHIDYANYQALRAHGEETYPHECCGVLLGKSGPDGNSVQQIVRAGNTRTDSAHNRYNIAPQELVKIQRQARGLGLDIVGFYHSHPDHPAQWSSTDFAEAHWIGCSYVITSVEQGKAAITNSFLLTGTTEEDKKFQDQPIEIDVAAETSQQKGKA
- a CDS encoding MoaD/ThiS family protein, with product MNIHIPTPLRVYTGGAETVSIPGGTITEVFTALTAQYPELKQQLFTADGKLRSFVNVYFNDEDLRYLPAKEATPVTSTDELTIIPSIAGGCCTCCPLLF
- the moeB gene encoding molybdopterin-synthase adenylyltransferase MoeB, coding for MPTAIEEAVELPKLSNEEIARYSRHLILPEVGMEGQRKLKAAKVLCVGTGGLGAPLALYLAAAGVGTLGLIDFDVVDESNLQRQIIHSQSTVGKLKVDSAEQMLKGLNKNVNIVKHNTMLTSANALEIFKDYDVIADGTDNFQTRYLVNDACVLTGKPNAYGSIFRFEGQASVFATEEGPCYRCLYPEPPPPGLVPSCAEGGVLGILPGLVGVIQATEVIKLILGIGDPLIGRLLLVDALGMGFRTLKLRKNPNCPACGTREIKELIDYDQFCGIEKPTSVGPLEVARDKAVADASVVDGIPQISVEILKKKLDAKENIFVLDVREPHEYQIANLGAPLIPVGSIESRISELAAHKNDEIVIHCRSGARSQKAALALKAAGFTNVSNLTGGILAWAEKIDRTMPKY